In Sphingomonas sp. LR60, the following are encoded in one genomic region:
- a CDS encoding glycosyltransferase family 2 protein, with translation MEVIGTIVAVALAAPLVVLTATFAVEVLAGLRTMRGAAVTAGTAPVVIVMPANDEAAVITRTLTLLAAELPDGFRVLVVADNCTDDTAALAEQAGAEMLRRDDPVHRGKGFALAHARDHLAAQANPCAVAIVLDADCTIDRESLTALAAAAQRTPAQASYLMQPERDAAPMVQVSNFAFAIKNLVRQRGLQRLSGRVNLTGTGMAFPWPVFRDAPLATDDIVEDLALGLDLARRGTPPRFAAGATVWSAASSAEGTLKQRTRWEGGFIATSRRHALPAIAAGLRTANPRAIWAGLSLAVPPLTLLLLLDVVGLVALGLLTLVGAAAWPALLLGTLLLLALAALVAAWARVGRPFLSGAAAVRLPLYILWKIPLYLGLVRKRPTDWLRAGR, from the coding sequence ATGGAGGTGATTGGGACGATCGTGGCGGTGGCGCTCGCCGCGCCGCTCGTGGTGCTGACCGCGACCTTCGCGGTGGAGGTGCTTGCCGGGCTGCGTACGATGCGCGGCGCCGCGGTCACCGCCGGCACCGCTCCGGTCGTGATCGTCATGCCCGCGAACGACGAGGCGGCGGTCATCACCCGCACGCTGACGTTGCTCGCCGCCGAGTTGCCCGATGGGTTCCGCGTGCTGGTGGTCGCAGACAATTGCACCGACGATACGGCCGCCCTCGCCGAGCAGGCCGGCGCCGAGATGTTGCGCCGCGACGATCCCGTCCACCGCGGCAAGGGTTTCGCGCTCGCCCATGCCCGCGATCATCTCGCCGCGCAGGCGAACCCGTGCGCGGTCGCGATCGTGCTCGATGCCGATTGCACGATCGATCGCGAGTCGTTGACCGCGTTGGCCGCCGCCGCGCAGCGGACCCCGGCGCAGGCAAGCTATCTCATGCAGCCCGAGCGCGACGCCGCGCCGATGGTGCAGGTGTCGAACTTCGCCTTCGCGATCAAGAACCTCGTCCGGCAACGCGGGCTCCAGCGGCTGTCCGGCCGCGTCAATCTGACCGGCACCGGCATGGCCTTTCCGTGGCCAGTCTTTCGCGACGCACCGCTGGCGACCGACGATATCGTCGAGGATCTCGCGCTCGGGCTCGACCTCGCACGGCGCGGCACGCCGCCGCGCTTCGCCGCCGGCGCGACGGTATGGAGCGCCGCGAGCAGCGCCGAAGGCACGCTCAAGCAGCGGACGCGTTGGGAGGGCGGCTTCATCGCCACGTCGCGCCGCCATGCGCTGCCCGCGATCGCCGCTGGGCTGCGTACCGCCAATCCCCGCGCGATCTGGGCGGGGCTGAGCCTCGCGGTACCGCCGCTCACGCTGCTGCTGCTGCTCGACGTGGTCGGGCTGGTCGCACTCGGCCTGCTGACCCTTGTCGGGGCGGCGGCGTGGCCGGCGCTGTTGCTCGGCACGTTGCTGCTGCTCGCGCTCGCTGCCCTGGTGGCGGCATGGGCGCGCGTCGGTCGCCCATTCCTGTCCGGTGCGGCGGCGGTGCGGCTGCCGCTCTACATCTTGTGGAAGATCCCGCTCTACCTCGGGCTCGTGCGAAAGCGCCCGACCGACTGGCTGCGCGCCGGCCGTTAA
- the xrtV gene encoding exosortase V, whose protein sequence is MNNEAVGTWESADHKPSRRRAVPLRWPKLSAAAWLLIAGIIALGIPTMLTVARVSWSTEQGGHGPLVLATGMWLMWREVPGAMRLRAPGNALLGGAFVALCLFAYLLAHITGIIEVEGFAFYGALLGAGYLIFGGRVLRELWFPLLYLGFVFPPPDQLVAVITQPIKIAISEQAVNLLYALGYPIGSSGVSIQIAQYDLLVAAACAGLNSIISLTAICLFYIYVRHHANWRYSALLMLTIIPIAVFANFVRVILLILITYYFGDAAAQGFAHDFAGLVMFLISVLTIFALDGLAAPLRRALGNGHDDN, encoded by the coding sequence TTGAATAACGAAGCCGTCGGAACATGGGAGAGCGCAGACCACAAGCCGTCGCGACGCCGCGCCGTACCGTTGCGCTGGCCGAAGCTGTCGGCGGCGGCGTGGCTGCTGATCGCCGGGATCATTGCGCTGGGTATCCCGACGATGCTCACCGTCGCGCGCGTCAGCTGGTCGACCGAGCAGGGCGGGCACGGTCCGCTGGTGCTGGCGACCGGAATGTGGCTGATGTGGCGCGAGGTGCCGGGGGCGATGCGGTTGCGCGCGCCGGGCAATGCGTTGCTGGGCGGCGCGTTCGTCGCGTTGTGCCTGTTCGCCTATCTGCTCGCGCACATCACCGGCATCATTGAGGTCGAGGGCTTCGCCTTCTACGGCGCGCTGCTGGGGGCAGGCTATCTGATCTTCGGCGGCCGGGTGCTGCGCGAACTGTGGTTCCCGCTCCTTTACCTCGGCTTCGTCTTCCCTCCGCCGGACCAATTGGTTGCGGTCATCACGCAGCCGATCAAGATCGCGATCTCCGAACAGGCGGTGAACCTGCTCTACGCGCTCGGCTATCCGATCGGCAGCTCGGGCGTGTCGATCCAGATCGCGCAATACGACCTGCTGGTCGCCGCGGCCTGCGCCGGGCTCAATTCGATCATTAGCCTGACCGCAATCTGTCTGTTTTACATCTACGTCCGACATCACGCCAATTGGCGCTACAGCGCGTTGTTGATGCTGACGATCATCCCGATCGCGGTGTTCGCCAACTTCGTTCGCGTCATCCTGCTGATCCTCATCACCTATTATTTCGGCGACGCCGCGGCGCAGGGCTTTGCGCACGACTTTGCGGGGTTGGTGATGTTCCTGATCTCAGTGCTGACGATCTTCGCGCTGGACGGGCTGGCCGCGCCGCTGCGCCGCGCCCTGGGGAATGGCCATGACGACAACTGA
- the epsI gene encoding exosortase-associated protein EpsI, V-type, giving the protein MTTTEHAADRPSISRRQALLGGAFLLTAGAAVARVPRHHIDLLGDRKIDKLIPTQIGAWEFYSKSGLVVPPADQLKDALYSQLMTRVYVAPNALPIMLLIAQSGGQTGVLQVHRPEYCYPAGGFTLSHRSVLPVALPGSRLETTSITANADDRTEQLLYWTRVGEDMPLTWARQRWSVARANLKGDVPDAVLVRVSALTPDREAGMAALTSFVQAMFASVPADVRRFLDIDAR; this is encoded by the coding sequence ATGACGACAACTGAGCACGCCGCCGACCGGCCTTCGATCAGCCGCCGGCAGGCGCTGCTGGGCGGTGCGTTCCTGTTGACCGCGGGCGCTGCGGTGGCGCGCGTGCCGCGGCACCACATCGACCTGCTCGGGGACCGCAAGATCGACAAGCTGATCCCCACCCAGATCGGCGCGTGGGAATTCTATTCGAAGAGCGGGCTGGTGGTGCCCCCCGCCGATCAGCTCAAGGATGCGCTGTATTCGCAGCTGATGACGCGCGTCTATGTCGCGCCGAATGCGTTGCCGATCATGCTGTTGATCGCGCAGAGCGGCGGGCAGACCGGCGTATTGCAGGTCCATCGTCCGGAATATTGCTATCCGGCGGGCGGCTTCACGCTGTCGCATCGCAGCGTATTGCCGGTCGCGTTGCCGGGCAGCCGGCTGGAGACGACGTCGATCACGGCGAACGCCGACGATCGCACCGAACAGCTGCTTTACTGGACCCGTGTCGGTGAGGATATGCCGCTGACCTGGGCGCGGCAGCGCTGGTCGGTGGCGCGCGCCAATCTGAAGGGCGATGTGCCCGATGCGGTGCTGGTGCGCGTCTCGGCGCTGACGCCGGATCGCGAGGCGGGGATGGCAGCGCTGACGAGCTTCGTGCAGGCGATGTTCGCCTCCGTACCAGCCGACGTGCGCCGCTTCCTCGATATCGACGCGCGCTGA
- a CDS encoding XrtV sorting system accessory protein, protein METVYDWVTLAIFAGLVVLFLQRSMADDHQDSMLAYLAGAAMCALANYLGNEGHDLLASLLIVANLAFIVLVLKPIELPRRS, encoded by the coding sequence ATGGAAACGGTCTACGATTGGGTCACACTGGCCATCTTTGCCGGCCTCGTCGTGCTATTCCTGCAGCGTTCGATGGCCGACGATCATCAGGATTCGATGCTCGCCTATCTCGCCGGCGCGGCAATGTGTGCGCTCGCAAACTATCTCGGCAACGAAGGGCATGACCTGTTGGCCAGCCTGCTGATCGTCGCCAATCTCGCCTTTATCGTGCTTGTCCTCAAGCCGATCGAGCTGCCGCGCCGTTCCTGA
- a CDS encoding glycosyltransferase, translating into MTDPRIAYVVSQYPASSHTFIRREVDSLRRHGVDIRTYSIRRPSPAELKAPEDKASFDTTRFVLPMRMPTLLGAHLRALTTRPAAWFSLLRLALRHRAPGAKAMLWSLFHFAEAVVLAKMLREDGIAYVHNHFANAGATVGMLAARFAGLPWSLTLHGISETDYPSGLTLGAKLEAADFAACVSWFGRAQAMRVTAPAHWHKFATVRCGLDLPKLPSAPPRTGPRREIVCVARLSPEKGHLGLLEAIAPLDVTLTLVGDGPMLAEIEAAVAAHGMVDRVRFAGRLDEAATLAAIARADLLVLPSFMEGLPIVLMEAMAIGVPVIGSRVAGVPELIEDGVEGLLFRPGDWADLRRAIARLRDEPDLGDRLATAARAKVEREFDIATAVLPLAHRFGKD; encoded by the coding sequence ATGACCGACCCGCGCATCGCCTATGTGGTGAGCCAGTATCCGGCCTCGTCGCACACGTTCATCCGCCGCGAGGTCGATAGCCTGCGCCGCCACGGCGTCGACATCCGCACCTACAGCATCCGCCGCCCCTCGCCCGCCGAATTGAAGGCGCCCGAGGACAAGGCGTCGTTCGACACCACGCGCTTCGTGCTGCCGATGCGGATGCCGACGCTGCTCGGCGCGCACCTCCGCGCGCTCACGACGCGTCCGGCCGCGTGGTTCTCGCTGCTGCGGCTCGCGCTGCGTCACCGGGCACCGGGTGCGAAGGCGATGCTCTGGTCGCTGTTCCACTTCGCCGAGGCCGTCGTACTCGCGAAGATGCTGCGCGAGGACGGCATCGCATATGTCCACAATCATTTCGCCAATGCCGGCGCGACGGTCGGGATGCTGGCCGCGCGCTTTGCGGGTCTGCCGTGGAGCCTGACGCTGCACGGCATCTCTGAAACCGATTATCCCTCCGGGTTGACGCTCGGTGCGAAGCTGGAAGCGGCGGATTTTGCGGCGTGCGTCTCGTGGTTCGGGCGCGCGCAGGCGATGCGGGTCACCGCGCCCGCGCATTGGCACAAGTTCGCGACCGTGCGCTGTGGGCTCGATCTTCCCAAGCTACCCTCGGCGCCACCGCGCACCGGCCCACGCCGCGAGATCGTCTGCGTCGCGCGGCTGTCGCCCGAAAAGGGTCATCTCGGGCTGCTCGAGGCGATCGCACCGCTCGATGTGACGCTGACGCTCGTCGGCGACGGCCCGATGCTCGCCGAGATCGAAGCGGCGGTCGCCGCGCACGGCATGGTCGACCGGGTCCGCTTCGCCGGCCGCCTCGACGAAGCCGCGACGCTTGCCGCGATCGCGCGCGCCGATCTGCTCGTCCTGCCCAGCTTCATGGAAGGTCTGCCGATCGTGCTCATGGAAGCGATGGCGATCGGCGTTCCGGTGATCGGCAGCCGCGTTGCGGGTGTTCCTGAGCTGATTGAGGACGGGGTCGAAGGTCTGCTGTTCCGCCCCGGCGACTGGGCCGATCTCCGCCGCGCGATCGCGCGTCTTCGCGACGAACCCGATCTCGGCGACCGGCTGGCGACCGCCGCCCGCGCCAAGGTGGAACGCGAGTTCGATATCGCCACCGCGGTGCTTCCGCTCGCACACCGCTTCGGCAAGGATTGA
- a CDS encoding sugar transferase, giving the protein MHEATVMVAPDRAGVINEINGSANWQRLDDMASRVLDVTLAITALIILAPLMAIVAAVIYILDPGPIIFAHQRIGRGGRSFPCLKFRSMVVDADARLRHLLETSPEARDEWERDHKLRDDPRVIGIGRFLRKTSLDELPQLWNVVRGDMSLVGPRPIVVGEISRYGRYFEHYCAVRPGITGLWQVGGRNDVSYRRRVAYDVTYSRARSCAMNVKIIAFTVPSVLFQRGSY; this is encoded by the coding sequence GTGCATGAAGCGACCGTGATGGTTGCGCCGGACCGGGCCGGCGTGATCAACGAAATCAATGGCTCCGCGAATTGGCAGCGACTGGACGACATGGCCAGCCGGGTCCTCGACGTAACGCTTGCCATTACGGCGTTGATCATCCTCGCGCCGTTGATGGCGATCGTCGCTGCGGTGATCTACATACTCGATCCAGGTCCCATCATCTTCGCGCATCAGCGAATTGGGCGTGGCGGCCGGTCATTCCCGTGTTTGAAGTTCCGCAGCATGGTCGTGGATGCCGACGCACGTCTCCGCCACCTGCTCGAAACCAGCCCGGAAGCGCGTGACGAATGGGAGCGCGATCACAAGTTGCGCGACGATCCGCGCGTGATCGGCATCGGGCGCTTTCTGCGCAAGACCAGCCTCGACGAGCTGCCGCAGCTCTGGAACGTGGTCCGTGGCGACATGAGCCTCGTCGGCCCTCGTCCGATCGTCGTCGGCGAGATCAGCCGATATGGTCGCTATTTCGAGCATTATTGCGCGGTGCGGCCGGGCATCACCGGTCTGTGGCAGGTCGGCGGTCGCAACGACGTGTCCTATCGTCGGCGCGTCGCCTATGACGTGACCTACAGCCGCGCGCGGTCATGCGCGATGAACGTCAAGATCATCGCCTTCACCGTGCCCAGCGTGCTGTTCCAGCGCGGTTCTTACTGA
- a CDS encoding glycosyltransferase family 4 protein: MRILFALPGFHRFERGAEVALLSLAAELGRAGEDVTVIGSGEARAGTPYRFLHAGSVRRERLEKLPRVPALRSDTGWEEATFAPGLLRAYRPADHDVTVTCSFPFTNWVLRRPVIGGRRPSHVFVTQNGDWPAISNDSEFRTFGCEGLVCTNPDYLERNRDRWRCALIPNGIDATRFTPGAAERARLGLPEQGPIVLMVSALIPSKRVEDGVRAVSHMPGAQLVVAGDGPEREAVDRLAADLLPGRFRRLTVAATEMPALYRSADVFLHLSKEESFGNVYIEALGCGAPVVGHDSARLRWIVGDDAVLLDTSDPVAVARALEQAIASRETLVPRGVARAGNFAWPRVAAQYREFLAEVVAAQTPSPRA; the protein is encoded by the coding sequence ATGCGGATTCTCTTTGCCCTGCCCGGTTTCCACCGCTTCGAGCGCGGCGCCGAGGTCGCGTTGCTGTCGCTGGCCGCGGAGTTGGGGCGCGCGGGCGAAGACGTGACGGTGATCGGTTCGGGTGAAGCGCGCGCGGGCACACCCTATCGCTTCCTCCATGCCGGGTCGGTACGCCGCGAGCGGCTGGAGAAGTTGCCGCGTGTCCCGGCGCTGCGCAGCGATACCGGCTGGGAAGAGGCGACGTTCGCGCCCGGATTGCTGCGCGCCTACCGTCCCGCGGATCATGATGTGACCGTCACCTGTTCGTTCCCGTTCACCAATTGGGTGCTGCGGCGACCGGTGATCGGCGGCCGCCGCCCGTCGCATGTGTTCGTCACCCAGAACGGCGACTGGCCGGCAATCTCGAACGATTCGGAGTTCCGCACCTTCGGCTGCGAGGGACTGGTGTGCACCAACCCCGATTACCTGGAGCGCAATCGCGATCGCTGGCGCTGCGCGCTGATCCCGAACGGGATCGACGCGACGCGCTTCACGCCGGGGGCGGCGGAGCGTGCGCGACTGGGCTTGCCCGAGCAGGGGCCGATCGTGCTGATGGTCAGCGCGCTGATCCCGTCGAAGCGCGTCGAAGACGGGGTGCGCGCGGTGAGCCACATGCCCGGCGCACAGCTCGTCGTTGCGGGCGACGGACCGGAGCGCGAGGCGGTGGACCGGCTGGCGGCCGACTTGCTGCCGGGACGGTTCCGGCGACTGACCGTAGCGGCGACCGAGATGCCGGCGCTCTATCGTTCGGCCGACGTGTTCCTGCACCTGTCGAAGGAAGAATCGTTCGGCAACGTCTATATCGAGGCGCTGGGGTGCGGTGCGCCGGTCGTCGGGCATGATTCGGCGCGGTTGCGCTGGATCGTCGGCGACGATGCGGTGTTGCTCGACACCTCCGACCCGGTAGCGGTAGCGCGCGCGCTGGAACAGGCGATCGCGTCACGCGAGACGCTGGTGCCGCGCGGGGTAGCGCGCGCCGGCAACTTCGCGTGGCCGCGAGTCGCGGCGCAATATCGGGAGTTTCTGGCCGAGGTCGTGGCGGCACAGACCCCGTCACCGCGAGCGTAG
- a CDS encoding PilZ domain-containing protein, giving the protein MLIPAILLPSDSDDRRSAERQPINQPSTLRDAREEATDVYVRDLSETGFSVATDSRLELGSLVTIGLPGRGRASARVVRQVTGGYGCEFIEALGRAEVMQTFRGGTVIQLTTSAPVTHPLPEPQIMRYPGAVRLGVIVGGSALLWAGIAKALASLF; this is encoded by the coding sequence ATGCTCATACCGGCAATATTGCTACCCAGCGATTCGGACGATCGCCGCTCGGCAGAGCGGCAGCCGATCAACCAACCCTCGACGTTGCGCGACGCGCGTGAAGAGGCGACCGACGTCTATGTGCGCGACCTGTCCGAAACCGGCTTCAGCGTCGCCACCGACTCGCGGCTTGAACTCGGCAGCCTCGTGACGATCGGCCTGCCCGGTCGCGGTCGCGCCAGTGCGCGGGTCGTACGGCAGGTGACGGGCGGTTACGGCTGCGAGTTCATCGAGGCGCTCGGCCGGGCCGAGGTCATGCAGACCTTCCGCGGTGGTACCGTCATTCAGCTGACCACCAGCGCCCCGGTCACCCATCCGCTGCCCGAGCCGCAGATCATGCGCTATCCGGGTGCCGTACGGCTCGGCGTGATCGTCGGCGGTTCGGCACTGCTCTGGGCCGGGATCGCGAAGGCGCTCGCCAGCTTGTTCTGA
- a CDS encoding acyltransferase family protein: protein MQRIPILDGWRALSILMVLAGHLLPLGPHRWSMIAAVAGAGMALFFTLSGFLITQFMLHRLDVRAFLIRRLFRIVPLAWLAMLILTIATRADVQTMLANLLFVANLPPVRLMHGGEHLWSLCVEVQFYLTVAVIVALAGARGLWVLPVLCVAVTLGRVADGALMSNYTWQRIDEILAGATLALLHARLVAAPVRRALPMWLPLVLLVLTVAAANERTGALNYLRPYLAAAAVGTSIVAAPGWMRALFASRPARYIAEVSYAVYVFHGMLSATWLGSGDTLVKYAKRPLLFAATFAAAHLSTFRFEHPMIALGKRLERRRVPAAL, encoded by the coding sequence ATGCAGCGGATTCCGATCCTCGACGGCTGGCGCGCGCTCAGCATCCTGATGGTGCTGGCCGGGCACCTGCTGCCGCTCGGCCCGCATCGCTGGAGCATGATCGCCGCGGTGGCGGGGGCCGGGATGGCGCTGTTCTTCACGCTGTCGGGATTCCTGATCACGCAGTTCATGCTGCATCGGCTCGATGTGCGGGCCTTTCTGATCCGGCGCCTGTTCCGGATCGTGCCACTGGCGTGGCTGGCAATGCTGATCCTGACGATCGCGACGCGCGCTGACGTGCAGACGATGCTCGCCAATCTGCTGTTCGTCGCCAATCTGCCGCCGGTGCGGCTGATGCACGGCGGCGAGCATCTGTGGAGCCTGTGCGTCGAGGTGCAATTCTATCTGACGGTGGCGGTGATCGTCGCGCTGGCGGGGGCGCGTGGGCTGTGGGTGCTGCCGGTGCTGTGCGTCGCGGTGACGCTGGGGCGCGTCGCGGACGGCGCGCTGATGAGCAACTACACCTGGCAGCGGATCGACGAGATCCTCGCCGGGGCGACGCTGGCGCTGCTCCATGCGCGTCTGGTCGCGGCACCGGTGCGGCGCGCGCTGCCGATGTGGCTGCCATTGGTGCTATTGGTGCTGACAGTCGCGGCGGCGAACGAGCGGACCGGCGCGCTCAACTACCTTCGTCCGTACCTCGCGGCGGCGGCGGTGGGGACGTCGATCGTTGCGGCGCCGGGCTGGATGCGCGCACTGTTCGCCTCGCGGCCGGCGCGCTACATCGCCGAGGTGTCCTATGCGGTGTACGTGTTCCATGGGATGCTGTCGGCGACGTGGCTGGGCAGTGGGGACACGCTGGTGAAATATGCCAAGCGCCCGCTGCTTTTCGCCGCGACCTTCGCCGCAGCGCACCTGTCGACCTTCAGGTTCGAGCATCCGATGATCGCACTTGGCAAGCGCCTCGAACGGCGGCGCGTGCCCGCGGCGCTTTAA
- a CDS encoding glycosyltransferase, which produces MRAAAISLMRADAVRALGGFTDTLTAGEEPELCARLRAAGWRVWRIDAEMTRHDAAMLRFKQWWWRAVRTGFGYAQAGDATAALPHPLYRTEVKRAQLWAGIIPFVGVALALLAHPAFLLLPVAAFAAQVARIALRGGQPRGMAWPHAFFTMLAKFPELQGVIRYRRARHLTSAITYK; this is translated from the coding sequence GTGCGTGCGGCGGCGATCTCGCTGATGCGCGCCGATGCGGTTCGCGCGCTCGGCGGGTTCACCGACACGCTCACCGCCGGCGAGGAGCCAGAGCTTTGCGCGCGGTTGCGGGCCGCTGGCTGGCGCGTGTGGCGGATCGATGCCGAGATGACGCGGCACGATGCGGCGATGCTGCGCTTCAAGCAATGGTGGTGGCGCGCGGTGCGCACCGGGTTCGGCTATGCGCAGGCCGGCGACGCGACCGCCGCGCTGCCGCACCCGCTCTACCGCACCGAGGTGAAGCGCGCGCAGCTGTGGGCGGGGATCATCCCGTTCGTCGGCGTCGCACTGGCGCTGCTCGCCCACCCCGCGTTCCTGCTGCTGCCCGTCGCGGCCTTCGCCGCGCAGGTGGCACGGATCGCGCTGCGCGGCGGGCAGCCGCGCGGCATGGCCTGGCCGCACGCCTTCTTCACGATGCTCGCCAAATTCCCTGAGCTTCAGGGCGTCATCCGCTACCGGCGCGCCCGTCACCTCACCTCGGCGATCACCTACAAATGA
- a CDS encoding DUF1996 domain-containing protein produces MKSLLRHAATGTLTRRTGRSLAQLAGALALASCGGGSGGGGSTAAPSATAPVTVVPTATPTPSPTPTPTPAASASPVAVTPGSLSVAESYPEIPSNFDVNSELVPSWGTGEIAATGKPDTVGAFRFICAPSHELRDDPVVFPGQPGRSHLHQFFGNTLANANSTYESLRTTGESTCNSPLNRSAYWIPAMLNGKGGVVRPDFISIYYKRLPENDPECQRMGKACVDLPRGMRFLFGFDMASMSTKFGAGYFNCQGPTATSGHYNDIVEAAKNCPVGNQLGAIINAPNCWDGKNLDSADHRSHIANAGYGDWGYLKCPATHPYVIPGFTLGAWYTVDSDLDTSGTWDGGKSSWHLASDEMPGMPLMRPGSTLHADWFGAWDDSVMRMWTGNCINKLLSCNGGDLGNGKQLKMFSGFSWTAKPHVIAIKN; encoded by the coding sequence ATGAAGTCGCTGCTGCGTCATGCGGCAACGGGCACGCTGACGCGTCGCACCGGCCGATCCCTCGCGCAACTCGCCGGCGCGCTCGCGCTGGCGTCTTGCGGCGGCGGCAGCGGCGGCGGCGGCAGCACGGCCGCACCCAGCGCCACGGCACCGGTCACGGTCGTCCCCACCGCCACGCCCACGCCCTCGCCCACTCCGACGCCGACGCCCGCCGCCAGCGCATCGCCGGTCGCGGTGACACCGGGCAGCCTGTCGGTCGCCGAAAGCTATCCCGAGATCCCGAGCAACTTCGACGTCAATTCGGAGCTGGTGCCGTCCTGGGGCACGGGCGAGATCGCGGCGACCGGCAAGCCCGACACGGTGGGCGCGTTCCGCTTCATCTGCGCCCCCAGCCACGAGCTGCGCGACGACCCTGTCGTTTTCCCCGGCCAGCCCGGCCGCTCGCACCTACACCAGTTCTTCGGCAACACGCTCGCCAACGCCAACTCGACCTACGAGAGCCTGCGCACCACGGGCGAGAGCACCTGCAACAGTCCGCTGAACCGCAGCGCCTATTGGATCCCGGCGATGCTCAACGGCAAGGGCGGCGTGGTCCGGCCGGACTTCATCAGCATCTATTACAAGCGCTTGCCGGAAAACGATCCGGAGTGTCAGCGCATGGGCAAGGCGTGCGTCGACCTGCCGCGCGGGATGCGCTTCCTCTTCGGCTTCGACATGGCGAGCATGTCGACCAAGTTCGGCGCGGGCTATTTCAACTGCCAGGGACCGACCGCCACCTCGGGCCATTACAACGACATCGTCGAGGCCGCAAAGAATTGCCCGGTCGGCAATCAGCTTGGCGCGATCATCAACGCGCCCAATTGCTGGGACGGCAAGAACCTCGACAGCGCCGATCACCGCTCGCACATCGCGAACGCCGGCTATGGCGACTGGGGTTACCTGAAATGCCCGGCGACGCACCCCTATGTCATTCCGGGGTTCACGCTCGGCGCATGGTACACGGTCGACTCCGATCTCGACACGTCGGGGACGTGGGATGGCGGCAAGTCGTCGTGGCATCTGGCATCGGACGAGATGCCGGGGATGCCGTTGATGCGCCCGGGCAGCACGCTCCATGCCGACTGGTTCGGCGCCTGGGACGACTCGGTGATGCGGATGTGGACCGGAAACTGCATCAACAAGCTGCTGAGCTGCAATGGCGGCGACCTCGGCAACGGCAAGCAGCTCAAGATGTTCAGCGGCTTTTCCTGGACTGCCAAGCCGCACGTCATCGCGATCAAGAACTGA
- a CDS encoding UDP-glucuronic acid decarboxylase family protein, whose protein sequence is MARNYQSRKRILVTGGAGFLGSHLIDRLLERGDEVVCVDNLFTGAKRNIEHLHANPSFEFMRHDVCFPLYVEVDEIYNLACPASPIHYQHDPVQTTKTSVIGAINMLGLAKRLKCKIFQASTSEVYGDPHVHPQTEDYWGNVNPIGIRSCYDEGKRCAETLFFDYHRQLGVEVKVARIFNTYGPRMHPADGRVVSNFIMQALKDEPITMYGDGSQTRSFCYRDDLVEGFLRLMDTAPDVTGPVNIGNPNEFTIRELAELVIEMTGSRSTLDYRPLPQDDPMQRQPNITVARDKLGWEPKVQLREGLERTIEYFRDFVN, encoded by the coding sequence ATGGCGCGGAATTATCAATCACGTAAGCGTATTCTGGTCACCGGTGGCGCAGGCTTTCTGGGATCGCACCTGATCGACCGGCTGCTGGAGCGCGGCGACGAGGTGGTGTGCGTGGACAATCTGTTCACCGGCGCCAAGCGCAACATCGAGCATCTGCACGCCAATCCAAGCTTCGAATTCATGCGCCACGACGTGTGCTTCCCGCTGTATGTCGAGGTCGACGAGATCTACAATCTCGCCTGCCCGGCCTCGCCGATCCATTACCAGCACGATCCCGTGCAGACGACCAAGACCAGCGTGATCGGCGCGATCAACATGCTCGGGCTGGCGAAGCGGCTGAAGTGCAAGATCTTCCAGGCATCGACCAGCGAAGTCTACGGCGATCCGCACGTCCACCCGCAGACTGAGGATTATTGGGGCAACGTCAACCCGATCGGCATCCGCTCCTGCTATGACGAAGGCAAGCGCTGCGCCGAGACGTTGTTCTTCGACTATCACCGCCAACTCGGCGTCGAGGTGAAGGTCGCGCGCATCTTCAACACCTACGGCCCGCGGATGCACCCGGCCGATGGCCGCGTCGTCTCGAACTTCATCATGCAGGCGCTCAAGGACGAGCCGATCACGATGTACGGTGACGGATCGCAGACGCGCAGCTTCTGCTACCGCGACGATCTGGTCGAGGGGTTCCTGCGGCTGATGGACACCGCACCGGACGTCACCGGCCCGGTCAACATCGGCAATCCCAACGAATTCACGATCCGCGAGCTGGCCGAGCTGGTCATCGAAATGACCGGCTCGCGCTCGACGCTCGACTATCGCCCGCTGCCGCAGGACGATCCGATGCAGCGTCAGCCCAACATCACCGTCGCGCGCGACAAGCTCGGCTGGGAGCCCAAGGTGCAGCTCCGCGAGGGGCTGGAGCGGACGATCGAATATTTCCGCGACTTCGTGAACTGA